The following are encoded in a window of Lichenicola cladoniae genomic DNA:
- a CDS encoding aminotransferase class IV — protein MKDWCDGRLQDSAAVRIAPDDRGFTLGDGLFETIRVSDGAVVHGRRHLARLREGAAMLGIPALRDDEAIEAAMHQVLVANRVAQGSLRLTLTRGPAPRGVAPPASPRPTMLITAATGLTMHGPVSLIVAGETRRNEFSPLSRIKSLNYLDSVLARQEASRKGADDAILLNTRGMVAETSAANLIALIDGVLVTPPVGDGALPGIARGLLIDRGLVMVAPIGPDRLGHAELLVVCNSLGLRGVVSLDGRSLEVRPDLIERLTIGIREP, from the coding sequence ATGAAGGACTGGTGCGACGGCAGGCTGCAGGACTCGGCAGCCGTGCGGATCGCGCCGGACGATCGCGGCTTCACGCTGGGCGACGGGTTGTTCGAAACGATCCGGGTCAGCGATGGCGCGGTCGTTCATGGTCGCCGGCACCTGGCACGGTTGCGCGAAGGTGCTGCCATGCTCGGCATTCCGGCTCTGCGGGACGACGAGGCGATCGAGGCGGCGATGCATCAGGTGCTGGTGGCGAACAGGGTCGCGCAGGGCAGCCTGCGGCTTACCCTGACGCGCGGGCCAGCACCACGCGGGGTCGCTCCACCGGCATCGCCGCGCCCGACGATGCTGATCACGGCCGCGACCGGGCTCACCATGCATGGTCCGGTCTCGTTGATCGTCGCCGGCGAGACACGGCGAAACGAGTTCTCGCCGCTGAGCCGGATCAAGTCGCTGAACTATCTCGACAGCGTGCTGGCACGGCAGGAGGCGTCGCGGAAAGGGGCTGACGACGCGATTTTGCTCAACACGCGCGGCATGGTCGCCGAGACCAGCGCCGCGAACCTGATTGCGCTGATCGACGGCGTGCTGGTGACACCGCCGGTCGGTGACGGCGCGCTCCCCGGCATCGCGCGCGGGCTGCTGATCGACAGAGGACTGGTGATGGTTGCGCCGATCGGCCCGGACCGTCTTGGCCATGCCGAACTGCTGGTTGTGTGCAACAGCCTGGGCCTGCGCGGTGTCGTTTCGCTCGATGGACGCAGCCTGGAAGTGCGTCCCGACCTGATCGAGCGTCTGACGATCGGGATCAGGGAACCGTGA
- a CDS encoding CheR family methyltransferase: MSSFNAIAATLKLRSGLSLGADKDYLVRARLEPILKRREFPSLEVLADRMRTDSGLEREVVEAMTTNETLFFRDGRPFDHLRDVLLPMLHRDRPKGAVLRIWSAAASTGQEAYSLAMLISEMGPVLAGRVIEIVGTDIARTPLARGEEGLYSQFEVQRGLPARLLVKYFKKEDAGWRINRALRDMVGFREWNLLSDLSGLGRFDIIFCRNVLIYFDHATKTRTLEAISRQLAPDGVIYLGGAETVLGLTTALVSMPGEHCIFQKNSITVP; the protein is encoded by the coding sequence GTGAGCAGCTTCAACGCCATTGCCGCCACTCTCAAGCTGCGATCCGGCCTCTCGCTCGGTGCCGACAAGGACTATCTGGTGCGCGCCCGCCTGGAACCGATCCTGAAGCGCCGGGAATTCCCTAGCCTGGAGGTGCTCGCCGATCGCATGCGTACCGATTCCGGACTCGAGCGCGAGGTGGTCGAGGCGATGACCACCAACGAGACGCTGTTCTTTCGCGATGGCCGGCCCTTCGATCACCTGCGGGACGTGCTGTTGCCGATGCTCCACCGCGATCGGCCGAAAGGTGCTGTTCTGCGTATCTGGTCGGCCGCCGCTTCGACCGGCCAGGAAGCCTATTCGCTGGCGATGCTGATCAGCGAGATGGGGCCCGTCCTGGCGGGGCGGGTGATCGAGATCGTCGGCACCGATATCGCACGCACACCGCTGGCCCGGGGCGAGGAAGGCCTCTACTCGCAGTTCGAGGTCCAGCGCGGATTGCCGGCCCGGCTCCTGGTCAAATATTTCAAAAAGGAGGATGCCGGCTGGCGGATCAATCGCGCGCTGCGGGACATGGTGGGGTTCCGGGAATGGAACCTGCTGTCCGACCTTTCCGGCCTCGGTCGTTTCGACATCATCTTTTGCCGCAACGTTCTCATCTATTTCGATCATGCAACCAAGACCCGGACCCTCGAGGCGATCTCACGCCAGCTTGCGCCCGACGGGGTGATCTATCTCGGCGGCGCGGAGACGGTGCTCGGACTGACGACCGCCCTGGTATCGATGCCGGGCGAGCACTGCATCTTTCAGAAGAACTCCATCACGGTTCCCTGA
- the cheB gene encoding chemotaxis-specific protein-glutamate methyltransferase CheB gives MNSIPAAPPLRSGVRVMVCDDSSVVRTLIIRALQVDPDIEIVASVANGAVAVATLRLIPADVIILDVEMPVMDGLTALPLLLQVDPTVRIIVASALTTAGAAIAIRAIQAGAADCLHKPMADTRDTFAADIRSRVLVLGRRRLRQRIAPSTLAAPAGPAIALRPAGRSRPLLLAIGTSTGGPQALFTLLAGLTRTLAQPIVITQHMPPFFTRSLAEHLARIGHRPCVEAEDGMRLRPNHAYVAPGDRHLLVEAIGEHLVARLAQTPQENSCRPSVDPMLRSAVMSCQGRILTVILTGMGRDGAAGARLVVEAGGTVLAQDEATSVVWGMPGAVAREGLCHAVLPLDRIAAKIDELAIRL, from the coding sequence ATGAATTCGATCCCGGCAGCCCCGCCGCTCCGGTCCGGGGTCAGGGTCATGGTGTGCGACGATTCAAGCGTCGTCCGGACCCTGATCATCCGGGCCCTGCAGGTCGATCCGGACATCGAGATCGTCGCCAGCGTCGCCAACGGCGCCGTCGCGGTCGCGACGCTCAGGCTGATCCCGGCCGACGTGATCATCCTCGATGTCGAGATGCCGGTGATGGACGGACTGACCGCCCTGCCCCTGCTGCTGCAGGTGGACCCGACGGTGCGGATCATCGTCGCATCCGCGTTGACCACCGCCGGTGCCGCGATCGCGATCCGGGCGATCCAGGCCGGCGCCGCCGACTGCCTGCACAAGCCGATGGCGGACACCCGCGACACGTTTGCCGCCGATATCCGCTCACGCGTCCTGGTGCTGGGCCGACGCCGGCTGCGACAGCGCATCGCCCCATCCACCCTCGCCGCGCCCGCTGGACCGGCAATCGCGTTGCGGCCGGCCGGCAGGTCGCGCCCGCTGCTGCTGGCGATCGGGACTTCCACGGGCGGACCGCAGGCATTGTTCACGCTGCTCGCCGGCCTGACCCGGACGCTTGCGCAGCCGATCGTCATTACCCAGCACATGCCGCCGTTCTTTACCCGGAGCCTGGCCGAACACCTGGCCCGGATCGGCCACCGCCCCTGCGTGGAAGCGGAAGACGGCATGCGGTTACGGCCGAACCACGCCTATGTCGCCCCCGGCGACAGGCATCTTCTGGTGGAAGCCATCGGCGAGCATCTGGTCGCCCGCCTCGCGCAGACGCCGCAGGAAAACTCCTGCAGGCCATCGGTCGATCCGATGCTGCGCAGTGCGGTCATGTCCTGCCAGGGCCGGATACTGACGGTGATCCTGACCGGCATGGGGCGCGATGGCGCGGCCGGCGCCCGGCTCGTGGTCGAGGCAGGCGGGACCGTGCTGGCCCAGGACGAAGCCACCAGCGTCGTCTGGGGCATGCCCGGAGCCGTCGCGCGCGAAGGCCTGTGCCACGCGGTGCTGCCGCTCGACCGGATCGCCGCGAAGATCGACGAACTGGCGATCCGCCTGTGA
- a CDS encoding response regulator: MIAPSAGLLCLIVDDSRTVRRIARTILEDAGLRVVETSDGAEGLEACRRHRPDYVLLDWNMPRMNGIECLKAIRLEFGADQPRVILCTTENDPEHIVAAMEAGAQEFIMKPFDADILLGKIAGATATAPAPAPA, translated from the coding sequence ATGATCGCCCCGAGTGCAGGGCTCCTGTGCCTGATCGTCGATGACAGCCGAACCGTCCGGCGGATTGCCCGGACGATCCTCGAGGATGCGGGATTGCGGGTGGTCGAGACGTCCGACGGCGCCGAGGGCCTGGAAGCCTGCAGACGCCACCGGCCGGACTACGTGCTGCTGGACTGGAACATGCCCCGGATGAACGGCATCGAGTGCCTGAAGGCGATCCGCCTCGAGTTCGGCGCCGACCAGCCTCGGGTGATCCTCTGCACCACCGAGAACGATCCGGAGCATATCGTCGCGGCGATGGAGGCGGGCGCACAGGAATTCATCATGAAGCCCTTCGACGCCGACATCCTGTTGGGCAAGATCGCCGGCGCAACCGCCACTGCGCCGGCGCCGGCGCCGGCATGA
- a CDS encoding chemotaxis protein CheW has translation MSFQADKIRSSDRNHGGNEAPDDDRQEQGFVTLILGGQLCGVPVLAVREVITNSKIVRVPLAPPEIAGNINLRGRVVTTIDTRCRLGLEPAADTADCVALVAEHEGVLYALLIDQVQDVLSLRVDMIEETPPNFSPTWREFSNGVFRLPNHLMVVLDIGRLLALPT, from the coding sequence ATGTCTTTCCAAGCCGACAAGATCCGTTCAAGCGACCGTAACCACGGCGGTAACGAGGCACCGGACGACGACCGCCAGGAGCAGGGCTTCGTGACCCTGATACTCGGTGGACAGCTGTGCGGCGTTCCCGTGCTGGCGGTTCGCGAGGTCATCACCAACAGCAAGATCGTGCGCGTGCCGCTGGCGCCGCCCGAAATTGCCGGCAACATCAACCTGCGCGGCCGCGTGGTGACCACCATCGACACGCGCTGCCGGCTCGGGCTGGAGCCGGCAGCCGACACCGCCGACTGCGTGGCCCTGGTCGCGGAACATGAAGGCGTCCTCTATGCCTTGCTGATCGACCAGGTGCAGGACGTGCTGAGCCTGCGCGTCGACATGATCGAGGAGACGCCACCGAATTTCTCGCCGACCTGGCGCGAGTTCAGCAACGGCGTGTTCCGCCTGCCCAACCACCTGATGGTCGTGCTCGACATCGGACGCCTGCTGGCACTGCCGACATGA
- a CDS encoding hybrid sensor histidine kinase/response regulator translates to MDDLLADFLTETSESLSELDLAVVRLERTPNDQPTLSLIFRLVHTIKGTCGFLGLPRLERVAHASETVLDKLRTGSLTVTADGIGLILSAIDRIRLIVDTITRTEAEPPGDDLPLIAELNALAEGRSPAVPRPVSLAIIPVPTSTLALVGAPALPVPDAIAVAPPGPPDQGTDSGPMRGQTIRVSVDVLETLMTLVSELVLTRNQFLQQLRTRGDAELTGPVQRLSHLTTELQEGVMKTRMQPIGNVWNMLPRQVRDLAHDLGKRVDLVMHGAETELDRQVLELIKDPLTHMIRNSADHGLETPAERERAGKPPVGTITLTARHEGGHVVIEIEDDGRGIDVRRIAEKVIAQGMSTRAQIDAMSDAEIRRFIFQPGFSTAAAVTSVSGRGVGMDVVKTNIEQIGGMIELHSVFGQGSRFLIKIPLTLAIISALIVGVAGERFAIPQTSVVEVVLPRADSDTRIETVDGASVLRLRDRLLPLIRLGSLLQLQDAAQDATVPAMDMVAVIAVGSVRIGLIVDGVFDTKEIVVKPVSPVLRHIPLFGGNTILEDGAVIMILDPTGIARHAGLDTTKKSQIRHVPDDDHADVDRIDMLLVEAGIGAPKAIPLSLISRLESIETDRLEVSGGRVIVQYRGNLMPIITLDDTVDIVALALGTTGRAASHPVLVFDNDGKPAGLLVEKILDVVATDLQVEPGSQRLGFLGTAVIASRATDIVDAAFWLTRASGNWFRAAPSRNLRKPRLLVIDDSSFFRQLLAPTLAAAGYDVTVADSAERALEFREAGRSFEAIVSDIEMPGMGGLGFARTVRESGQWVDLPLLALSGSDLVQEARAAGFTDMIRKFERDELLTSLEQCLSRSIAA, encoded by the coding sequence TTGGACGATCTCCTGGCCGATTTTCTAACCGAAACCTCCGAAAGCCTTTCGGAACTCGACCTCGCCGTGGTCCGGCTGGAGCGTACACCGAACGACCAGCCGACCCTGTCGCTGATCTTCCGGCTTGTCCACACCATCAAGGGTACCTGCGGCTTTCTCGGGCTTCCCCGGCTGGAACGGGTCGCCCATGCCAGCGAAACCGTGCTCGACAAGCTTCGAACCGGCAGCCTGACCGTCACCGCCGACGGCATCGGCCTGATCCTGTCGGCGATCGACCGGATACGCCTGATCGTCGACACCATCACCCGCACCGAAGCCGAACCGCCCGGTGACGACCTGCCGTTGATCGCCGAACTGAATGCGCTGGCCGAAGGCCGGAGCCCGGCCGTGCCGCGCCCGGTCTCGCTCGCGATCATCCCGGTCCCGACATCGACGCTCGCGCTGGTCGGCGCGCCGGCGCTGCCGGTGCCGGACGCGATCGCGGTCGCGCCGCCGGGCCCGCCGGACCAGGGAACCGATTCCGGGCCGATGCGGGGCCAGACGATCCGGGTGTCGGTCGATGTGCTGGAAACCCTGATGACGCTGGTCAGCGAGCTGGTGCTGACCCGGAACCAGTTCCTGCAGCAGCTGCGCACCAGGGGCGATGCCGAGCTGACCGGCCCGGTGCAGCGTCTCTCGCACCTCACCACCGAGCTGCAGGAAGGCGTGATGAAGACGCGCATGCAGCCGATCGGCAATGTCTGGAACATGCTGCCGAGGCAGGTGCGCGACCTGGCGCACGATCTCGGCAAGCGCGTCGACCTGGTCATGCATGGCGCCGAGACCGAGCTCGACCGGCAGGTGCTCGAGCTGATCAAGGACCCGCTCACCCACATGATCCGCAACAGCGCGGATCACGGGCTGGAAACACCCGCGGAACGCGAACGGGCCGGCAAGCCGCCGGTCGGCACCATCACCCTCACCGCCCGTCATGAGGGTGGCCACGTGGTGATCGAGATCGAGGATGACGGACGCGGCATCGATGTGCGCCGCATCGCCGAGAAGGTGATCGCGCAGGGCATGTCCACCCGCGCCCAGATCGATGCGATGAGCGACGCAGAGATCCGGCGCTTCATCTTCCAGCCGGGATTTTCCACCGCTGCAGCCGTAACCTCGGTCTCCGGCCGCGGCGTCGGCATGGACGTGGTGAAGACCAATATCGAGCAGATCGGCGGCATGATCGAGCTGCACAGCGTGTTCGGCCAGGGCAGCCGCTTCCTGATCAAGATCCCGCTGACCCTGGCGATCATTTCGGCCCTGATCGTCGGCGTGGCCGGCGAGCGTTTCGCGATCCCGCAGACCAGCGTCGTCGAGGTGGTGCTGCCACGCGCCGACTCCGATACCAGGATCGAGACCGTCGATGGCGCCTCCGTACTCAGGCTGCGCGACCGCCTGCTGCCGCTGATCAGGCTCGGTTCGCTGCTGCAGCTTCAGGACGCGGCGCAGGATGCGACCGTGCCCGCGATGGACATGGTGGCGGTCATTGCGGTCGGCAGTGTCCGCATCGGCCTGATCGTCGACGGCGTGTTCGATACCAAGGAGATCGTGGTCAAGCCGGTGTCGCCGGTGCTGCGGCATATCCCGCTGTTCGGCGGCAATACCATCCTCGAGGATGGCGCCGTCATCATGATCCTGGATCCCACCGGGATCGCCCGTCATGCCGGCCTGGACACCACGAAGAAAAGCCAGATCCGGCACGTACCCGACGACGACCATGCGGACGTCGACCGGATCGACATGCTGCTCGTGGAGGCCGGGATCGGGGCGCCCAAGGCGATCCCGCTTTCCCTGATCTCCCGGCTGGAAAGCATCGAGACGGACCGGCTGGAAGTGTCGGGCGGGCGCGTCATCGTCCAGTATCGCGGCAACCTCATGCCGATCATCACGCTCGACGACACGGTCGACATCGTGGCCCTCGCCCTGGGCACCACCGGCCGCGCTGCCTCGCATCCGGTGCTGGTGTTCGACAATGACGGCAAGCCGGCCGGCCTGCTGGTCGAGAAGATCCTGGATGTGGTCGCGACCGATCTGCAGGTCGAGCCCGGCTCCCAGCGGCTGGGGTTCCTGGGCACCGCGGTCATCGCCAGCCGGGCCACCGACATCGTCGATGCCGCCTTCTGGCTCACCCGCGCGTCTGGCAACTGGTTCCGGGCCGCGCCGTCGCGGAACCTCCGCAAGCCGCGCCTGCTGGTGATCGACGACAGCAGCTTCTTCCGCCAGCTGCTCGCACCAACCCTGGCGGCGGCCGGCTACGACGTCACCGTCGCGGACTCGGCCGAGAGGGCGCTCGAATTCCGCGAGGCCGGACGCAGCTTCGAGGCGATCGTGTCCGATATCGAGATGCCCGGCATGGGTGGGCTCGGTTTTGCCCGGACGGTGCGGGAGAGCGGCCAGTGGGTCGATCTGCCCCTGCTGGCGCTGAGCGGCAGCGACCTCGTGCAGGAGGCACGCGCCGCCGGCTTTACCGACATGATCCGCAAGTTCGAACGCGACGAATTGCTGACCAGTCTCGAGCAGTGCCTGTCCCGATCCATTGCCGCCTGA
- a CDS encoding DUF3553 domain-containing protein — protein sequence MVDSVPFRSLVEPGQWVRHPDRPEWGDGQVQSAVGPRITVNFEHQGKVLINAALVDLDILG from the coding sequence ATGGTGGATAGCGTCCCTTTCAGATCCTTGGTCGAGCCGGGCCAGTGGGTGCGTCATCCGGATCGTCCGGAGTGGGGCGACGGGCAGGTGCAGTCCGCCGTCGGCCCTCGGATCACGGTCAATTTCGAGCACCAGGGCAAGGTGTTGATCAACGCAGCCCTGGTCGACCTCGACATTCTGGGCTAG
- the moaA gene encoding GTP 3',8-cyclase MoaA, with protein MNAPLIDPFGRHVSYLRVSVTDRCDMRCVYCMAEDMVFLPKPEVLTLEELSRLCGAFIKLGTRRMRVTGGEPLVRRGIEDFLHELGSWLGRPDGQPGLDEVTITTNGSQLQRFASILRKAGVTRVNVSLDTLDADRFRAITRLGRLERTLEGIEAARSEGLGVRVNMVAMRDTNEDEIDAMVAWCGQVGADLCLIETMPMGDTGEDRTDRYLPLSLVRARLERRWTLQDIPYRTGGPARYVHVAETGRRLGFITPMTHNFCESCNRVRLSCTGTLYMCLGQDDAADLRRPLRAGVSDLELMGEIREAITRKPKGHDFLIDRENTKGVARHMSTTGG; from the coding sequence ATGAACGCGCCCCTGATCGACCCTTTCGGCCGGCATGTCAGCTATCTCCGGGTTTCCGTGACCGATCGCTGCGACATGCGCTGCGTCTACTGCATGGCCGAGGACATGGTGTTCCTCCCAAAGCCGGAGGTGCTCACGCTGGAGGAGCTCTCCAGGTTGTGCGGCGCGTTCATCAAGCTGGGCACCCGCCGGATGCGGGTCACCGGCGGCGAGCCTCTGGTCAGGCGCGGCATCGAGGATTTCCTGCACGAACTCGGCAGCTGGCTGGGACGGCCGGACGGCCAGCCGGGTCTCGACGAGGTGACCATCACCACCAATGGCAGCCAGCTTCAGCGCTTTGCGTCGATCCTGCGCAAGGCCGGCGTGACTCGGGTCAATGTCAGCCTGGACACGCTGGATGCCGATCGGTTTCGCGCCATCACCAGGCTCGGGCGGCTCGAGCGCACCCTCGAGGGCATCGAGGCCGCACGGTCCGAGGGGCTGGGCGTGCGGGTCAACATGGTGGCGATGCGCGACACCAACGAGGACGAGATCGACGCCATGGTCGCCTGGTGCGGGCAGGTCGGTGCCGATCTGTGCCTGATCGAGACCATGCCGATGGGCGATACCGGCGAGGATCGCACCGACCGGTATCTGCCGCTGTCGCTTGTGCGGGCGAGGCTGGAACGCCGCTGGACGCTGCAGGACATCCCGTACCGGACCGGCGGCCCGGCGCGCTACGTGCACGTCGCCGAGACCGGTCGGAGGCTCGGCTTCATCACGCCGATGACCCATAATTTCTGCGAGAGCTGCAACCGGGTGCGGCTGAGCTGCACCGGAACCCTCTATATGTGCCTCGGCCAGGACGACGCGGCTGACCTGCGCCGGCCGCTCCGCGCCGGTGTCAGCGACCTCGAGCTGATGGGCGAGATACGCGAGGCGATCACCCGCAAGCCGAAGGGCCACGACTTCCTGATCGACCGCGAGAACACCAAGGGGGTCGCGCGCCACATGAGCACGACCGGAGGCTGA
- a CDS encoding methyltransferase domain-containing protein, whose protein sequence is MDESVIFDRNAVRLHRDRAHASVDSVSDILADAATRLLDRLDDIKHRFARALDVGGRGVVAPMLRARGIETVSCDLSARMAARNGGLAVAADEEWLPFAPGSFDLIVANVSLHWVNDLPGALIQLRRALRPDGLLLASMPILPTLAPLRAALLGAEADLLGGASARISPFPELRDCASLLQRAGFALPVADSDEIHLSYANPLALLNDLRAAGEANAVALRDRRIPPGALFAGTLGRLPQGEDGRIAMPLKLAMMTGWAPSPDQPKPLKPGQFTVRLEDALNAMPDPPSDS, encoded by the coding sequence ATGGACGAGAGCGTCATCTTCGACCGGAACGCGGTGCGGCTGCATCGCGATCGCGCCCATGCCAGTGTCGACAGCGTGTCCGATATCCTAGCCGACGCGGCGACGCGGCTGCTGGACCGGCTGGACGACATCAAGCATCGCTTCGCCAGGGCCCTCGATGTCGGTGGCCGCGGCGTGGTCGCACCCATGCTGCGGGCGCGCGGGATCGAGACCGTCTCCTGCGACCTCTCGGCACGTATGGCTGCGCGCAACGGCGGGCTGGCAGTTGCCGCCGACGAGGAATGGCTGCCGTTCGCGCCGGGGAGCTTCGACCTGATCGTCGCCAACGTATCGCTGCACTGGGTCAACGACCTGCCCGGCGCGCTGATCCAGCTTCGGCGGGCGCTGCGACCGGACGGGCTGCTGCTGGCCTCGATGCCGATCCTGCCGACCCTGGCCCCGCTTCGTGCAGCCCTGCTCGGCGCCGAGGCCGACCTGCTCGGCGGTGCGTCCGCGCGGATCTCGCCGTTTCCGGAGCTCCGGGACTGCGCATCGCTGCTGCAGCGGGCGGGCTTCGCGCTGCCGGTCGCCGATTCCGACGAGATCCACCTCAGCTACGCCAATCCGCTGGCGTTGCTGAACGACCTGCGTGCGGCCGGTGAAGCCAATGCAGTGGCGTTGCGCGACCGGAGGATCCCGCCGGGCGCGCTGTTCGCCGGTACGCTGGGCCGATTGCCGCAGGGCGAGGATGGCAGGATTGCGATGCCGTTGAAGCTCGCGATGATGACCGGCTGGGCCCCATCGCCGGATCAGCCGAAGCCCCTGAAGCCGGGCCAGTTCACCGTCAGGCTCGAGGACGCGCTCAACGCGATGCCCGATCCGCCCTCGGATTCCTGA
- a CDS encoding ComF family protein, translating to MQGFAMRTGFHAGRAILDLLLPSHCPTCDTVVDAAGRFCTECFRKAALIMAPCCVRCGIAFESAGAAGLSLSCHDCLNEPPPWRHGRAAFTYDEFSRRLVLPLKYNDRTENAAVLATHMLRAGRSLLDACDLLVPVPLHRRRLFSRRYNQAALLARALGRLADRAVLVDALVRLRPTAPLVGQTPAERRLAVADAIGPKFNRVKSFRGRHVLLVDDVLTTGATASACTNALLAAGAASVDVLAAARTVRDLR from the coding sequence ATGCAGGGTTTCGCCATGCGCACCGGCTTCCATGCCGGCCGGGCTATTCTGGACCTGCTGCTGCCATCGCATTGCCCGACCTGCGATACGGTGGTGGATGCGGCTGGCCGGTTCTGCACCGAATGTTTCCGCAAGGCTGCGCTGATCATGGCGCCATGCTGCGTGCGCTGCGGCATCGCGTTCGAAAGCGCCGGCGCAGCTGGCCTGTCATTAAGCTGCCATGACTGCCTGAACGAGCCGCCGCCGTGGCGTCACGGACGAGCCGCCTTCACCTATGACGAGTTCTCCCGCCGGCTCGTGCTGCCGTTGAAATATAACGATCGCACCGAGAACGCGGCCGTGCTGGCCACACACATGCTGCGGGCCGGCCGGAGCCTGCTCGACGCCTGCGACCTGCTGGTGCCGGTGCCGTTGCACCGAAGGCGCCTGTTCAGCCGGCGCTACAACCAGGCGGCGCTGCTGGCCAGGGCGCTCGGGCGGCTGGCCGATCGGGCGGTGCTCGTCGATGCACTGGTCAGGCTGCGACCGACGGCACCGCTGGTAGGCCAGACCCCGGCGGAGCGACGGCTGGCAGTGGCGGATGCGATCGGCCCGAAGTTCAACCGGGTGAAGTCGTTCCGGGGGCGCCACGTGCTGCTGGTCGACGACGTGCTGACCACAGGGGCAACGGCGAGCGCCTGCACCAACGCGCTCCTTGCGGCCGGCGCGGCCTCGGTGGACGTGCTCGCCGCAGCACGTACGGTGCGCGATCTGCGCTGA
- the grxC gene encoding glutaredoxin 3 yields the protein MAEIEIYTQYGCPYCTRAVALLTSKGAAFQEIKAPNGSPERATSVQRSGGRTSVPQIFIDGRHIGGCDDLMALNAKGQLDPLLQAA from the coding sequence ATGGCCGAGATCGAGATCTACACCCAGTATGGCTGCCCCTATTGCACGCGGGCCGTGGCATTGCTGACCAGCAAGGGCGCCGCGTTCCAGGAGATCAAGGCGCCGAACGGCTCGCCCGAGCGGGCAACATCGGTACAGCGCTCCGGCGGCCGCACCAGCGTGCCGCAGATATTCATCGACGGACGCCATATCGGCGGGTGCGACGACCTGATGGCGCTGAACGCGAAAGGTCAGCTCGACCCGTTGCTGCAGGCCGCCTGA
- a CDS encoding DUF1178 family protein, which yields MIHYQLRCRTGHEFEGWFRDSVSFELQSETGLLTCPNCGTTAVSRGLMAPAVRTRRASEPAPPASGGIPAQAVVPSLQVQQPQAGSEAALPDEMRAMLQRIRVQVERDCDNVGDAFAAEALRMHRGEASVRGIYGNANEDDREALADEGIQVMQIPWLKPAEG from the coding sequence ATGATTCATTACCAGCTTCGTTGCCGGACCGGACACGAGTTCGAGGGATGGTTCCGCGACAGCGTATCGTTCGAGCTGCAGTCGGAGACCGGGCTCCTGACCTGCCCGAACTGCGGCACGACCGCGGTCTCTCGTGGCCTGATGGCGCCTGCCGTGCGGACCAGGCGAGCGTCCGAGCCTGCCCCTCCGGCGTCCGGTGGCATTCCGGCCCAGGCGGTCGTGCCGTCGCTTCAGGTGCAACAACCGCAGGCCGGGAGCGAGGCCGCGTTGCCCGACGAGATGCGCGCGATGCTGCAGCGGATCCGGGTCCAGGTGGAACGCGATTGCGACAATGTCGGCGACGCGTTCGCGGCCGAGGCCCTGCGCATGCATCGGGGCGAGGCGTCGGTGCGGGGGATCTACGGCAATGCCAACGAGGATGACCGCGAGGCCTTGGCCGACGAGGGCATCCAGGTCATGCAGATCCCATGGCTGAAGCCCGCCGAAGGCTGA
- a CDS encoding DUF2147 domain-containing protein — protein MAEARRRLSMQPWLVSCLAGLVIGVAVVPAHAEPPLPASAVLGRWLTSDGDGVFQLERCGPALCGWLVGMRYTGTMPLDVWKRPQCGMSLLSGFEPGDEPGRWNGRILDPDNGRTYQAEIWSPAPDVLKLRGYLLMPMFGETQVWSRYRGTIGPACKLPG, from the coding sequence ATGGCTGAAGCCCGCCGAAGGCTGAGCATGCAGCCGTGGCTGGTGTCGTGCCTGGCCGGACTGGTGATCGGTGTAGCGGTCGTTCCGGCTCATGCGGAACCACCCTTGCCGGCATCCGCCGTGCTCGGGCGATGGCTGACCAGCGACGGGGATGGCGTATTCCAGCTGGAGCGTTGCGGCCCGGCGCTCTGCGGCTGGCTGGTCGGCATGCGCTATACCGGAACGATGCCGCTGGACGTCTGGAAGCGCCCGCAATGCGGCATGTCGCTGCTGAGCGGCTTCGAGCCCGGCGACGAACCGGGTCGCTGGAACGGCAGGATTCTCGATCCGGATAACGGCCGCACCTACCAGGCGGAGATATGGTCGCCGGCGCCGGACGTACTCAAGCTGCGGGGCTACCTGCTGATGCCGATGTTCGGCGAAACCCAGGTCTGGAGCCGGTATCGCGGAACGATCGGTCCCGCCTGCAAGCTGCCCGGTTGA